One genomic segment of Nonomuraea coxensis DSM 45129 includes these proteins:
- a CDS encoding metal ABC transporter ATP-binding protein — protein sequence MSETAFAMTGGRVAYDGKPVLRGIDLTVHTGEVVALLGANGSGKSTLVRALLGLTPLSGGSTLIYGRPPGRFRDWWRIGYVPQRLQVGGGVPATVREVVASGRIARQRRLRRTSAADRDAVAAALEAVRLTGRAGDPVQSLSGGQQQRVLIARALAGEPDTYVMDEPTAGVDAETQRLLADTLAGLVLGGKTVVLVAHELGPLEPVITRGVVIRDGRIAHDGPPPRPEGECARPGHEHQHPHAAEPVAGPLTGWQGEQR from the coding sequence ATGAGCGAGACGGCCTTCGCGATGACCGGCGGCCGGGTCGCCTACGACGGCAAGCCCGTCCTCCGGGGGATCGACCTGACCGTCCACACCGGCGAGGTCGTCGCGCTCCTGGGGGCCAACGGCTCGGGCAAGTCGACGCTGGTGCGCGCCCTGCTCGGGCTCACGCCGCTGTCCGGAGGCAGCACCCTCATCTACGGCCGCCCGCCTGGGCGTTTCCGCGACTGGTGGCGCATCGGCTACGTCCCCCAGCGCCTCCAGGTCGGCGGCGGCGTGCCCGCCACCGTGCGCGAGGTCGTCGCGTCGGGCCGCATCGCCCGCCAGCGCCGCCTGCGCCGCACCAGCGCGGCCGACCGGGACGCGGTGGCCGCCGCGCTGGAGGCCGTCCGGCTGACCGGCCGCGCGGGCGATCCCGTCCAGTCGCTGTCGGGCGGCCAGCAGCAGCGGGTGCTCATCGCCCGCGCCCTGGCGGGCGAGCCGGACACGTACGTGATGGACGAGCCCACCGCCGGCGTCGACGCCGAGACCCAGCGCCTGCTCGCCGACACGCTGGCCGGTCTGGTGCTCGGCGGCAAGACCGTGGTGCTGGTCGCGCACGAGCTGGGCCCGCTGGAGCCGGTCATCACGCGCGGCGTCGTCATCAGGGACGGCCGGATCGCGCACGACGGCCCGCCGCCGCGCCCCGAGGGCGAGTGCGCGCGGCCCGGCCACGAGCACCAGCATCCGCACGCGGCCGAGCCGGTGGCGGGGCCGCTGACCGGCTGGCAGGGGGAACAAAGGTGA
- a CDS encoding Fur family transcriptional regulator: MTTRRDAVHDTLRRSEGFRSAQDVYAEMRLHGAKIGLTTVYRALQALADNGQVDVLRTDDGESVYRACASDAHHHHLVCRKCGRTVEVAGPAVERWAEAVGTEHGFTEITHTVEVFGTCASCSPSASAAG, translated from the coding sequence ATGACGACGAGACGCGACGCGGTGCACGACACCCTCCGTCGCAGCGAGGGGTTCCGCAGCGCGCAGGACGTCTACGCGGAGATGCGCCTGCACGGCGCCAAGATCGGCCTGACCACCGTCTACCGGGCGCTGCAGGCGCTGGCCGACAACGGCCAGGTCGACGTGCTGCGCACCGACGACGGCGAGTCCGTCTACCGGGCCTGCGCGAGCGACGCCCACCATCACCACCTCGTCTGCCGCAAGTGCGGGCGCACCGTCGAGGTGGCCGGTCCGGCCGTCGAGCGCTGGGCCGAGGCCGTGGGCACCGAGCACGGCTTCACCGAGATCACTCACACGGTGGAGGTGTTCGGCACCTGCGCGTCCTGTTCCCCGTCCGCCTCGGCCGCCGGCTGA
- a CDS encoding glycoside hydrolase family 16 protein produces the protein MTTTASRPRRRLAPVATVLTALVALTGLLVNAAVSASAAVPATPSGWSLVWSDDFNGSAGTLPSSDNWIIDTGHAYPGGPANWGTGEIQNYTSSTSNLSLDGSGNLRITPLRSSSGEWTSARIETRRADFKPADGRILRIESRLQMPNVTGDAALGYWPAFWALGAPYRGNYWNWPAIGEFDIMENVNGINSVWGVLHCGVNPGGPCNETTGLGASRACPGSTCQSAFHTFRFEWDRSVSPNQLRWYVDGQQFHGVNQSQFDATTWANMTGHAGYFLLLNVAMGGAFPNALGGQTPTAATVPGRPMVVDYVAVWQSGAGSTPTPTITPTSPGGVDARSTIQAERYQAQSGTIVETTTDTGGGQNVGAITNGDWLRYDGVNFGSQAATQFRARVASGAAAGVSGLVQVRLDSPTAPPIGDFAIANTGGWQSWRTVPANISGVTGTHTVYLTFSSGQPADFVNVNWFTFSTS, from the coding sequence ATGACAACCACAGCAAGCAGGCCACGGCGCCGCCTCGCGCCCGTGGCCACGGTGCTCACCGCGCTGGTCGCGCTCACCGGCCTCCTGGTCAACGCCGCCGTCAGCGCCTCGGCCGCCGTGCCGGCCACCCCCTCGGGCTGGTCGCTCGTCTGGTCCGACGACTTCAACGGCTCCGCCGGCACTCTCCCGTCCTCCGACAACTGGATCATCGACACCGGCCACGCCTACCCCGGCGGCCCGGCCAACTGGGGCACCGGCGAGATCCAGAACTACACCTCCAGCACCTCCAACCTCAGCCTCGACGGCTCCGGCAACCTGCGCATCACGCCCCTCCGCAGCAGCTCGGGCGAGTGGACCTCGGCCCGCATCGAGACCCGCCGCGCCGACTTCAAGCCCGCCGACGGCCGGATCCTGCGCATCGAGTCCCGCCTCCAGATGCCGAACGTCACCGGCGACGCCGCCCTCGGCTACTGGCCGGCCTTCTGGGCGCTCGGCGCGCCCTACCGGGGCAACTACTGGAACTGGCCCGCGATCGGCGAGTTCGACATCATGGAGAACGTCAACGGCATCAACTCCGTCTGGGGCGTCCTGCACTGCGGCGTCAACCCGGGCGGGCCGTGCAACGAGACCACCGGGCTCGGCGCGAGCCGCGCCTGCCCCGGCTCCACCTGCCAGTCGGCCTTCCACACCTTCCGCTTCGAGTGGGACCGCAGCGTGAGCCCCAACCAGCTCCGCTGGTACGTGGACGGCCAGCAGTTCCACGGCGTCAACCAGTCCCAGTTCGACGCCACGACCTGGGCCAACATGACCGGCCACGCCGGCTACTTCCTGCTGCTGAACGTGGCGATGGGCGGCGCCTTCCCGAACGCCCTCGGCGGCCAGACCCCGACCGCGGCGACCGTGCCGGGCCGTCCCATGGTCGTGGACTACGTGGCCGTGTGGCAGAGCGGCGCCGGCAGCACGCCAACCCCGACCATCACCCCGACCTCGCCGGGCGGCGTGGACGCCCGCTCCACCATCCAGGCCGAGCGCTACCAGGCCCAGTCGGGCACGATCGTCGAGACCACCACCGACACCGGCGGCGGCCAGAACGTCGGCGCGATCACCAACGGCGACTGGCTGCGCTACGACGGCGTGAACTTCGGCTCCCAGGCGGCCACCCAGTTCAGGGCCAGGGTGGCGTCGGGCGCGGCGGCCGGCGTCAGCGGCCTGGTGCAGGTACGCCTCGACAGCCCGACGGCCCCGCCCATCGGCGACTTCGCGATCGCGAACACCGGCGGCTGGCAGAGCTGGCGCACCGTCCCGGCCAACATCTCCGGGGTGACCGGCACGCACACGGTCTACCTGACCTTCAGCAGCGGCCAGCCCGCCGACTTCGTCAACGTCAACTGGTTCACCTTCTCCACCTCCTGA
- a CDS encoding serine hydrolase domain-containing protein, giving the protein MTDLSRRALLLGAPAALIAGRPAQAAPLDPFVATAGTAPSQLAGYDNVLKKFVLDRKIRAAQLAVMKNGKILLARGYAYNDYSRATPTPSPTSLFRIASLSKNITSAAVMRLVQDGELSLSAKVTQVLGLTPADTRMEQVTVLRLMQHLGGFDRDVSKDPLFLDRTISATLGVPLPIEHDDIIRYVTARPLDHDPGTKMVYCNYGYLLLGRVIEKVSGQPYETYVRTKLLEPLGITRMRLGRSLRSEAAPGEVIYDSQYTGTTVLDASGTVVPYPYGGFNMVNQGSGGGWLGSAVDLVRWTLAFDQPGTVLSSTSIARLVAKPETGVNEYGSWYGGGWWCRQVTGHLNTWHNGSLPGTFTYLARLQNGFSYAVLFNRREETGSLDYDTIDDDMNKVTVSSWPTTDLTSKYF; this is encoded by the coding sequence GTGACAGACCTTTCCCGCAGGGCTCTTCTCCTCGGGGCGCCGGCGGCGCTGATCGCCGGGCGCCCCGCGCAGGCCGCCCCGCTCGACCCTTTCGTGGCCACGGCAGGAACCGCGCCGTCCCAGCTGGCGGGTTACGACAACGTGCTCAAGAAGTTCGTGCTGGACCGCAAGATCAGGGCGGCGCAACTGGCCGTCATGAAGAACGGCAAGATCCTGCTCGCGCGCGGCTACGCCTACAACGACTACTCCAGGGCGACGCCCACCCCGTCACCGACGTCGTTGTTCCGGATCGCCAGTCTGAGCAAGAACATCACCTCGGCCGCCGTCATGCGCCTGGTGCAGGACGGCGAGCTGAGCCTGTCGGCCAAGGTCACCCAGGTGCTCGGCCTCACCCCGGCCGACACCCGGATGGAGCAGGTCACCGTGCTCCGCCTGATGCAGCACCTCGGCGGCTTCGACCGCGACGTCTCCAAGGACCCGCTCTTCCTGGACCGCACCATCTCGGCCACGCTCGGCGTGCCGCTGCCGATCGAGCACGACGACATCATCCGGTACGTCACCGCCCGCCCGCTCGACCACGACCCGGGCACGAAGATGGTCTACTGCAACTACGGGTACCTGCTGCTCGGCCGGGTCATCGAGAAGGTCTCGGGGCAGCCCTACGAGACGTACGTCAGGACCAAGCTGCTGGAGCCGCTCGGCATCACTCGCATGAGGCTCGGCAGGAGCCTCAGGAGCGAGGCCGCGCCCGGCGAGGTGATCTACGACTCGCAGTACACCGGCACGACCGTGCTCGACGCCTCGGGCACCGTCGTTCCCTACCCCTACGGCGGCTTCAACATGGTCAACCAGGGCTCCGGCGGCGGCTGGCTGGGCTCCGCCGTGGACCTGGTCCGCTGGACCCTCGCCTTCGACCAGCCGGGCACCGTGCTGAGCTCGACCTCGATCGCCAGGCTCGTCGCCAAGCCGGAGACCGGCGTCAACGAGTACGGCTCCTGGTACGGCGGCGGCTGGTGGTGCCGCCAGGTCACCGGCCATCTCAACACCTGGCACAACGGCTCACTGCCGGGCACGTTCACGTACCTGGCGCGGCTGCAGAACGGGTTCAGCTACGCCGTGCTGTTCAACCGGCGCGAGGAGACCGGCTCGCTCGACTACGACACCATCGACGACGACATGAACAAGGTGACCGTGTCCTCCTGGCCCACCACGGACCTCACCTCGAAGTACTTCTGA
- a CDS encoding DMT family transporter translates to MIVAIVGALVISTSAPLVRLAEVSPATSALFRCAYAVPPMLALAWLERRRHGPLPRRAVLLAWAAGLSFAFDLLFWHHAIAYVGAGLATVLGNLQVFLVAFAAWAVFGERPSGRLMAATPVVFGGVVLISGVFDGAAYGDDPVMGVLAGVATSVSYAAFLLLMKGGSDRAAGPLAHATVVATVAIAALSPFFGGADLAPSWPAHGWLLLLALGPQVLGWSLITFTLPRQPAALTALLLLVQPLTTVALSAVALGERPSPWQLAGCAVIVLGVLWGSRRTAQPAAEADGEQDAQVPNTSTV, encoded by the coding sequence GTGATCGTCGCGATCGTCGGCGCGCTGGTCATCTCCACCTCCGCGCCGCTGGTGCGGCTGGCCGAGGTGTCGCCGGCGACGTCGGCGTTGTTCCGCTGCGCGTACGCCGTCCCGCCCATGCTGGCGCTCGCCTGGCTGGAGCGGCGCAGGCACGGCCCGCTGCCGCGCAGGGCGGTGCTGCTCGCCTGGGCGGCCGGCCTGTCGTTCGCGTTCGACCTGCTGTTCTGGCACCACGCCATCGCGTACGTCGGCGCCGGCCTGGCCACCGTGCTGGGCAACCTGCAGGTGTTCCTGGTGGCGTTCGCCGCCTGGGCGGTGTTCGGGGAGCGGCCGTCGGGGCGGCTCATGGCGGCGACGCCGGTGGTGTTCGGCGGCGTGGTGCTGATCTCCGGGGTGTTCGACGGCGCGGCGTACGGCGACGACCCGGTCATGGGCGTGCTCGCCGGGGTGGCCACGTCCGTCTCGTACGCGGCGTTCCTGCTGCTCATGAAGGGCGGCTCGGACCGCGCGGCCGGGCCGCTCGCGCACGCCACGGTCGTGGCCACGGTCGCGATCGCCGCGCTCAGCCCCTTCTTCGGGGGCGCGGACCTCGCCCCGAGCTGGCCCGCGCACGGCTGGCTGCTGCTGCTCGCGCTCGGGCCACAGGTGCTGGGGTGGTCGCTCATCACGTTCACGCTGCCACGGCAGCCGGCCGCGCTCACCGCGCTGCTGCTGCTCGTACAGCCCCTGACGACCGTGGCGCTGTCGGCGGTGGCGCTCGGCGAGCGGCCCTCGCCCTGGCAGCTCGCCGGATGCGCGGTGATCGTGCTCGGCGTGCTCTGGGGCTCGCGCCGCACCGCTCAGCCGGCGGCCGAGGCGGACGGGGAACAGGACGCGCAGGTGCCGAACACCTCCACCGTGTGA
- a CDS encoding isoprenyl transferase, giving the protein MNVRPPTPHPSGATPPPIPRELVPRHVAIVMDGNGRWAKTRGLPRTEGHKAGESSLFDVIEGALELGIPYLSAYAFSTENWKRSPDEVRFLMGFNRDVIRRRRDELNAMGVRVRWAGRPGRLWKSVISELQAAEEMTVHNRKLTLQFCVNYGGQAEIVEAALRLAEDIAAGKVKPGKVNEKVFARYLDEPEIPEVDLFVRSSGEQRFSNFLLWQSAYAEMVFLDRLWPDFDRRDLWEACEIYAKRDRRYGGALPNQV; this is encoded by the coding sequence GTGAACGTCCGTCCTCCGACCCCTCACCCGTCCGGCGCGACGCCGCCGCCGATCCCGCGCGAGCTGGTGCCCCGGCACGTGGCCATCGTCATGGACGGCAACGGCCGCTGGGCCAAGACGCGCGGCCTGCCGCGCACCGAGGGGCACAAGGCGGGCGAGTCCTCCCTGTTCGACGTCATCGAAGGCGCGCTGGAGCTGGGCATCCCCTACCTCAGCGCGTACGCCTTCTCCACCGAGAACTGGAAGCGCTCGCCCGACGAGGTCCGCTTCCTCATGGGCTTCAACCGCGACGTGATCAGGCGGCGGCGCGACGAGCTCAACGCCATGGGCGTACGCGTGCGCTGGGCGGGCCGGCCGGGCCGCCTCTGGAAGAGCGTGATCTCCGAGCTGCAGGCCGCCGAGGAGATGACCGTCCACAACCGCAAGCTCACATTGCAGTTCTGCGTCAATTACGGCGGGCAGGCCGAGATCGTCGAGGCGGCGCTCAGGCTGGCCGAGGACATCGCGGCCGGCAAGGTCAAACCCGGCAAGGTGAACGAGAAGGTCTTCGCCCGCTACCTCGACGAGCCGGAGATCCCCGAGGTCGACCTGTTCGTGCGCTCGTCGGGCGAGCAGCGCTTCTCGAACTTCCTGCTGTGGCAGTCGGCCTACGCCGAGATGGTCTTCCTCGACCGGCTCTGGCCCGACTTCGACCGGCGCGACCTGTGGGAGGCGTGCGAGATCTACGCCAAACGCGACCGCCGCTACGGCGGCGCCCTCCCCAACCAGGTCTGA
- the recO gene encoding DNA repair protein RecO, with protein MSLYRDEGVVLRTQKLGEADRIVTVLAKRTGKIRAVAKGVRRTTSRFGARLEPFTHVDLQLHTGRTLDVVTQAETLRPYGEALAADYPRYTAGSAMLETADRLTHGEKEPALRQFLLLVGGLRTLAERTHEPRLVLDAYFLRSLAVAGYAPALEACARCRTPAIRAFAIVAGGVVCGACRPAGAAVPAGETIGLMTALLRGDWAVADASEPRHRNECSGLVAAYLQWHLEHGIRSLRHVEREPV; from the coding sequence GTGAGTCTCTATCGTGACGAAGGCGTGGTTCTGCGTACGCAGAAACTCGGCGAGGCCGACCGCATCGTCACGGTCCTGGCCAAGCGCACCGGCAAGATCCGCGCCGTCGCCAAGGGCGTGCGCAGGACCACCTCGCGCTTCGGGGCCAGGCTGGAGCCGTTCACCCACGTCGACCTGCAGCTTCACACCGGCCGCACGCTCGACGTCGTCACCCAGGCCGAGACGCTCAGGCCCTACGGCGAGGCGCTGGCCGCCGACTACCCGCGCTACACCGCGGGCAGCGCCATGCTGGAGACCGCCGACCGGCTGACGCACGGGGAGAAGGAGCCGGCGCTGCGGCAGTTCCTGCTGCTCGTGGGCGGGCTGCGCACGCTCGCCGAGCGCACCCACGAGCCCCGGCTGGTGCTCGACGCCTACTTCCTGCGCTCGCTGGCGGTCGCCGGCTACGCGCCCGCCCTGGAGGCGTGCGCCCGCTGCCGGACCCCGGCGATCAGGGCGTTCGCCATCGTCGCCGGAGGTGTGGTGTGCGGCGCGTGCCGCCCGGCCGGGGCGGCGGTCCCCGCCGGGGAGACGATCGGGCTCATGACGGCGCTGCTGCGCGGCGACTGGGCCGTCGCCGACGCCTCGGAGCCGCGCCACCGCAACGAATGCAGCGGCCTGGTCGCCGCCTACCTGCAATGGCACCTCGAACACGGAATACGCTCTCTCCGACACGTCGAAAGGGAGCCAGTGTGA
- a CDS encoding 2OG-Fe(II) oxygenase family protein, with the protein MSELPVIDIAPLLGEDEDGKAAVAAAIGAACRDNGFFYVTGHGVPAELIAGLDAASRRFFALPEPVKNEIAMDRGGVGEHTDYGLLTLLLQDANGGLQVRTRDGWIEAPPLEGTFVCNIGDMLDKLTGGQYRSTPHRVRNRSGNERLSFPFFFDPGWDSEVPPLPYAPGHRWDGQVDFTGTYGEYLLSKVSKVFPRLFETLDERPR; encoded by the coding sequence ATGAGCGAACTGCCGGTCATCGACATTGCGCCCCTGCTCGGCGAGGACGAGGACGGCAAGGCCGCCGTCGCCGCCGCCATCGGCGCCGCCTGCCGGGACAACGGCTTCTTCTACGTCACCGGCCACGGCGTCCCCGCCGAGCTGATCGCCGGCCTCGACGCCGCCTCCCGCCGCTTCTTCGCGCTGCCGGAGCCGGTCAAGAACGAGATCGCGATGGACCGGGGCGGCGTCGGCGAGCACACCGACTACGGCCTGCTCACGCTGCTCCTCCAGGACGCCAACGGCGGCCTCCAGGTCCGCACCCGGGACGGCTGGATCGAGGCGCCGCCGCTGGAGGGCACGTTCGTGTGCAACATCGGCGACATGCTCGACAAGCTGACCGGCGGCCAGTACCGCTCGACCCCGCACCGGGTGCGCAACCGCAGCGGGAACGAGCGGCTCAGCTTCCCGTTCTTCTTCGACCCCGGCTGGGACAGCGAGGTGCCGCCGCTCCCCTACGCGCCCGGCCACCGCTGGGACGGCCAGGTCGACTTCACCGGCACCTACGGCGAGTATCTGCTGTCGAAGGTCTCCAAGGTCTTCCCCCGCCTGTTCGAGACCCTCGACGAGCGGCCCCGCTAG
- a CDS encoding CGNR zinc finger domain-containing protein, with protein sequence MPFGHDMVHSLATVVELVNTSPATGGDEGLPGLTELQAFVESREVSGIGKLTARDLAQVRAVRESFHRVFTAPDQPTAVRTLNSLLSSTRITPRLTEHDGHPLHVHYFAADSSLAEHLAADCGVALALLLVEGEGERLRTCSAPDCDHVFVDESRNRSRVYCDSRTCGNRMHVAAYRARRRA encoded by the coding sequence ATGCCGTTTGGCCATGACATGGTGCATTCTCTGGCTACCGTCGTCGAGCTGGTCAACACCTCACCCGCCACGGGCGGCGACGAGGGGCTGCCCGGTCTGACCGAACTCCAGGCGTTCGTGGAGTCGCGCGAGGTCAGTGGCATCGGCAAGCTGACGGCCCGCGACCTGGCCCAGGTCCGCGCGGTCCGCGAGTCCTTTCATCGCGTCTTCACCGCGCCTGACCAGCCGACCGCCGTCCGCACCCTCAACTCCCTGCTCTCCTCGACCCGCATCACGCCACGCCTGACCGAGCACGACGGCCACCCCCTGCACGTCCACTACTTCGCCGCCGACTCCAGCCTGGCCGAGCACCTGGCCGCCGACTGCGGCGTGGCGCTCGCGCTGCTGCTGGTGGAGGGCGAGGGCGAACGCCTGCGCACCTGCTCGGCCCCCGACTGTGACCACGTCTTCGTGGACGAGTCGCGCAACCGGTCCCGGGTCTACTGCGACAGCCGTACGTGCGGGAACCGCATGCACGTAGCCGCCTACCGCGCCCGCCGCCGCGCCTAG
- a CDS encoding CDP-alcohol phosphatidyltransferase family protein has protein sequence MTRVVLLGASPGPDTSPTGLRLAALPGNPTVAERLRGQLASYDQRPATIAGGDVAAALRALAEVAESATESLLIIPENSLIHDELIYQITKTKRGALALVAKEPRPGSTDEEAPEDTAESESELVPIDEADPEIGLNRLEGLPVRARVGKSRVVSVGTATHAVTRPNGVLLGPLHVSARNAQVLAETCRDLAALAHTFGPDDDLVQLVVFGLVRNGVSVGIRGRRDLFYRRVTTQEEVNEAGPEMAAMDEDRARLNNAVKGADGFFTTYFVSTYSRFIARWAARRGLTPNQVTLISIALGVAAAACFATGDRPWMVLGGVLIYFAFVFDCVDGQVARYARKFGVLGAWLDATFDRFKEYVVFAGLALGYVIAGNGEDIWILALAALGLQSVRHLLDFSFGAANRRKPPAKLPMLALDAPDDRELRAALSRRREERSHGLRGVLKMWTRAGRFRALHWARKMIVFPIGERFAAIAITAALFDARITFLTLVIWGSVAAAYSLTGRLMRSLV, from the coding sequence ATGACCCGCGTGGTCCTGCTGGGCGCCTCGCCCGGCCCCGACACCTCTCCGACCGGCCTGAGGCTGGCCGCGCTGCCCGGCAATCCCACCGTGGCCGAGCGGCTGCGCGGCCAGTTGGCTTCTTATGACCAGCGGCCCGCCACCATCGCCGGCGGCGACGTGGCCGCCGCCCTGCGCGCGCTGGCCGAGGTCGCCGAGTCGGCAACGGAGAGCCTGCTCATCATCCCCGAGAACTCGCTCATCCACGACGAGCTGATCTACCAGATCACCAAGACCAAGCGCGGTGCGCTGGCGCTCGTCGCCAAGGAGCCGAGACCGGGCAGCACGGACGAGGAGGCTCCGGAGGACACCGCCGAGTCCGAGTCCGAGCTCGTCCCCATCGACGAGGCCGATCCCGAGATCGGGCTCAACCGGCTGGAGGGGCTGCCGGTCCGCGCCCGCGTCGGCAAGTCGCGGGTGGTCTCGGTCGGCACCGCGACCCACGCCGTGACCCGCCCCAACGGCGTGCTGCTCGGCCCGCTGCACGTCAGCGCGCGCAACGCGCAGGTGCTCGCGGAGACCTGCCGCGACCTCGCCGCCCTGGCCCACACCTTCGGCCCCGACGACGACCTGGTGCAGCTCGTCGTGTTCGGCCTGGTGCGCAACGGCGTGTCGGTCGGCATCCGGGGCCGCCGCGACCTCTTCTACCGCCGGGTCACCACCCAGGAGGAGGTCAACGAGGCCGGCCCCGAGATGGCCGCCATGGACGAGGACCGCGCCCGGCTCAACAACGCCGTCAAGGGCGCCGACGGCTTCTTCACCACCTATTTCGTCTCCACCTACTCCCGCTTCATCGCCCGCTGGGCGGCCCGGCGGGGGCTGACGCCCAACCAGGTCACGCTGATCTCGATCGCGCTGGGCGTGGCCGCGGCCGCCTGCTTCGCCACCGGCGACCGGCCGTGGATGGTGCTGGGCGGGGTGCTGATCTACTTCGCGTTCGTCTTCGACTGCGTCGACGGCCAGGTGGCGCGCTACGCCCGCAAGTTCGGCGTCCTCGGCGCCTGGCTGGACGCCACGTTCGACCGGTTCAAGGAATACGTGGTCTTCGCCGGCCTCGCCCTCGGCTACGTGATCGCGGGCAACGGCGAGGACATCTGGATTCTCGCGCTGGCCGCGCTGGGCCTGCAGTCCGTACGCCACCTGCTCGACTTCTCCTTCGGCGCGGCCAACCGCCGCAAGCCGCCCGCGAAGCTGCCCATGCTGGCGCTCGACGCCCCCGACGACCGTGAGCTGCGGGCCGCGCTGTCGCGCCGCCGGGAAGAGCGCAGCCACGGCCTGCGGGGCGTGCTCAAGATGTGGACCAGGGCCGGCAGGTTCCGGGCCCTCCACTGGGCGCGCAAGATGATCGTGTTCCCCATCGGCGAGCGGTTCGCGGCCATCGCGATCACCGCCGCCCTCTTCGACGCCCGGATCACCTTCCTGACGCTGGTGATCTGGGGCTCCGTCGCCGCCGCCTACTCCCTCACCGGACGCCTCATGAGGTCGCTCGTATGA
- a CDS encoding DUF5941 domain-containing protein, with product MITQPQAMATPTPDPDEERRRIQTARLLAYRDDGPLVQALAPRLGPGLPPVPAALVALLAVAGVTVAGLPESGPMLLVPVAIALLLILPTASRDHLGRLDWLTPPLLRGTEFLATIAVGLAADAPKWLLFVLVYVVGYHTYDTVYRTRQSIWPPAWVFRAGLGWELRLLIIGVGAATGFVTPVLAVLTAYLFVLFAVESVTSWVRLDKASAQAGADAEQDLEASPEEAMEQATGEAEKA from the coding sequence ATGATCACCCAACCGCAGGCCATGGCCACCCCCACGCCGGACCCCGACGAGGAGCGCCGGCGCATCCAGACCGCCCGCCTGCTCGCCTACCGCGACGACGGCCCGCTCGTCCAGGCGCTGGCGCCCCGGCTGGGGCCGGGCCTGCCGCCCGTGCCCGCCGCGCTCGTGGCGCTGCTCGCCGTGGCGGGCGTCACGGTCGCCGGGCTGCCGGAGTCGGGCCCCATGCTGCTCGTGCCCGTCGCGATCGCCCTGCTGCTGATCCTGCCGACGGCGTCGCGTGACCACCTGGGCCGCCTCGACTGGCTGACGCCGCCGCTGCTGCGCGGCACCGAGTTCCTGGCCACGATCGCGGTCGGCCTGGCCGCCGACGCGCCGAAGTGGCTGCTGTTCGTGCTGGTGTACGTGGTGGGCTACCACACCTACGACACCGTCTACCGGACGCGGCAGAGCATCTGGCCGCCCGCCTGGGTGTTCCGGGCGGGCCTCGGCTGGGAGCTGCGGCTGCTCATCATCGGCGTGGGCGCGGCGACCGGCTTCGTGACGCCTGTGCTGGCGGTGCTGACGGCCTACCTGTTCGTGCTGTTCGCGGTGGAGAGCGTGACGAGCTGGGTGCGGCTCGACAAGGCGAGCGCGCAGGCGGGGGCCGACGCCGAGCAGGACCTGGAGGCGTCCCCCGAGGAGGCCATGGAGCAGGCCACCGGCGAGGCCGAGAAGGCCTGA
- a CDS encoding metal ABC transporter permease, with product MFELLREQLFQLALIAALLVGLCAPAVGTFIVQRRLALLGDGIGHVALTGVALGFLTGTAPVLTAVIVSVAGAVAIELVRARGRTSGDVALALLFYGGIAGGVMLMAVAPGGSNAKLNSYLFGAIASVTPADIWVIAPLAVAVIGVVVVFGRELFVLCQDEEMARASGLPVRFLSLLIAVTAALTVVIAMRVVGLLLVSALMVIPVATSQQLTRGFRATMASAMVFGVLASVGGLLASTVSPKVPPGASIVLIALAGFVLALAVGKFVRRGRSDEESRVGPTMRVEEVA from the coding sequence ATCTTCGAACTGCTGCGTGAGCAGCTCTTCCAGCTCGCGCTGATCGCGGCGCTGCTGGTGGGGCTGTGCGCGCCCGCCGTCGGCACGTTCATCGTGCAGCGGCGGCTCGCGCTGCTCGGCGACGGCATCGGGCACGTGGCGCTGACCGGCGTGGCGCTCGGCTTCCTGACCGGCACGGCGCCGGTGCTGACCGCCGTGATCGTGTCCGTTGCCGGGGCGGTGGCCATCGAGCTGGTCCGGGCGCGCGGGCGCACCAGCGGGGACGTGGCGCTGGCGCTGCTGTTCTACGGCGGCATCGCGGGCGGCGTCATGCTCATGGCCGTCGCGCCGGGCGGCAGCAACGCCAAGCTCAACTCCTACCTGTTCGGCGCCATCGCGAGCGTCACGCCGGCCGACATCTGGGTCATCGCGCCGCTGGCCGTGGCCGTCATCGGCGTGGTCGTAGTCTTCGGCAGGGAGTTGTTCGTGCTCTGCCAGGACGAGGAGATGGCCCGCGCGAGCGGCCTGCCGGTGCGCTTCCTCAGCCTGCTGATCGCGGTCACGGCCGCGCTGACCGTCGTCATCGCCATGCGGGTGGTCGGGCTGCTGCTGGTCAGCGCGCTGATGGTGATCCCCGTCGCGACGAGCCAGCAGCTCACGCGCGGTTTCCGTGCCACGATGGCGTCGGCGATGGTGTTCGGGGTGCTGGCCTCGGTGGGCGGGCTGCTCGCCTCCACCGTGTCCCCGAAGGTCCCGCCGGGCGCCTCGATCGTGCTCATCGCTCTCGCCGGCTTCGTCCTGGCCCTCGCTGTCGGTAAATTCGTACGGCGAGGCCGGAGCGACGAGGAGTCCAGAGTGGGTCCAACAATGCGCGTCGAGGAGGTCGCATGA